A single window of Nicotiana sylvestris chromosome 5, ASM39365v2, whole genome shotgun sequence DNA harbors:
- the LOC104236166 gene encoding DELLA protein GAI-like, which yields MSSGNSSSDKLLEDGESFDSTTDAIIYGTSDISDLTLSLISDPNIPNSSDSSTSIDDHISTAAGGCDDMIVSSGATSRIFNSSTDFRAFSRNISVVCNNYSDKVAEEGSAESSNRMRSRDGLELCLGLRIGSEAVNEEPLVKILLACGEAVQRNNLALADALVRLIREHAVSEFGAMKKVATYFAEALDQRIQGMNLEDIMEFSCYTDNIMQMRFHEIRPYLEFAYSSVNRAILDAFANSSRVHIIDFSLNQGPQWLALMQDFALRPGGPPAFRLTGIGSPDNTDALRQLKWKLAEFANKFGVEFEFRGIVVDSLADVDTSRLDIRPSNYEEVAVNSIFEFHHLLYTPGEIEKVLNSIKEMHPKIVTIIEEEANQSVFMDRFNHAWSYYSKMFGSLENSESTHDQHNSGDSRLVHEYLGQQINNMVACELGTELVETTLSEWRVKMNSAGFNPVQLGPSMYVQATMILALFKNRNGYRVEQNDGCLTLSWHGRPLISTSVWQLTPPPSLG from the coding sequence ATGAGTTCTGGAAATTCGTCTTCGGACAAATTATTGGAAGATGGGGAGTCCTTTGATTCTACTACAGATGCAATCATCTATGGCACTTCTGATATTTCAGATTTGACCTTAAGCTTGATCTCAGATCCCAATATTCCTAATTCGTCTGATTCATCGACGAGTATAGACGACCACATTTCGACTGCCGCAGGCGGTTGTGATGATATGATTGTGTCATCAGGTGCAACTTCCAGGATATTTAATAGTAGTACTGATTTCAGGGCATTTTCTAGGAATATTAGTGTTGTTTGCAATAATTACAGCGACAAAGTGGCCGAGGAAGGATCTGCAGAGAGCAGTAACAGAATGAGATCTCGGGATGGTCTTGAACTTTGTTTAGGTTTGAGAATTGGCAGTGAGGCAGTGAACGAAGAACCACTTGTCAAAATCTTATTGGCTTGTGGCGAGGCAGTCCAACGAAACAACCTAGCTCTAGCTGATGCACTAGTCAGGCTCATAAGAGAACATGCAGTTTCAGAATTTGGAGCAATGAAAAAAGTGGCAACTTATTTCGCTGAAGCTTTGGATCAAAGGATTCAAGGAATGAATTTAGAAGATATTATGGAATTTTCTTGTTACACGGACAACATCATGCAGATGCGCTTCCATGAGATTCGTCCGTACCTCGAATTCGCCTATTCCTCTGTCAATCGAGCTATTCTCGACGCCTTTGCCAATTCTAGTAGAGTACATATAATTGATTTCAGCTTGAACCAAGGTCCGCAATGGCTTGCACTTATGCAGGATTTCGCTTTGCGTCCTGGCGGTCCACCGGCTTTTCGGCTCACTGGAATTGGCTCACCCGATAACACCGATGCCTTACGGCAACTCAAGTGGAAGCTCGCCGAGTTTGCCAATAAATTTGGCGTAGAATTTGAATTCCGTGGAATCGTGGTCGACTCTTTAGCCGATGTTGATACTTCCAGGTTGGATATTAGGCCTAGTAATTATGAAGAAGTGGCTGTGAACTCTATTTTCGAGTTTCACCATCTGTTGTATACACCAGGCGAAATCGAGAAGGTGCTGAATTCAATCAAAGAGATGCATCCGAAGATTGTGACCATAATCGAAGAAGAAGCAAATCAAAGTGTCTTTATGGACAGGTTTAACCACGCATGGTCTTACTATTCAAAAATGTTTGGCTCCTTGGAAAACTCAGAGTCGACTCATGATCAGCACAACAGCGGTGACTCAAGGTTGGTGCATGAGTACCTAGGTCAGCAGATCAATAACATGGTGGCTTGCGAATTAGGGACTGAGCTAGTTGAGACGACGCTGAGTGAATGGCGAGTGAAGATGAACTCAGCCGGGTTCAACCCGGTTCAGCTAGGTCCAAGCATGTACGTACAAGCAACCATGATATTGGCCTTGTTTAAAAATAGGAATGGATATCGAGTGGAACAGAATGATGGGTGTCTTACGTTGAGTTGGCATGGTCGCCCACTCATTTCCACCTCTGTTTGGCAGCTTACGCCGCCGCCGAGTCTAGGCTAG